One window of the Ictidomys tridecemlineatus isolate mIctTri1 chromosome 11, mIctTri1.hap1, whole genome shotgun sequence genome contains the following:
- the Nt5c1a gene encoding cytosolic 5'-nucleotidase 1A, protein MPSPASSASPQPPAPARQGQSWSMEPGESREAREPGPRAETAAAPRWEEAKTFYDNLAPKKKPKSPRPQNAVTIAVSSRALFRMDEEQRIYTEQGVEEYVRYQLEHENEPFSPGPAFPFVKALEAVNKRLRELYPDSEDVFDIVLMTNNHAQVGVRLINSINHYDLFIERFCMTGGNSPICYLKAYHTNLYLSADAEKVREAIDEGIAAATIFSPSRDVVVSQSQLRVAFDGDAVLFSDESERIVKAHGLDRFFEHEKAHENKPLAQGPLKGFLEALGRLQKKFYSKGLRLECPIRTYLVTARSAASSGARALKTLRSWGLETDEALFLAGAPKGPLLEKIRPHIFFDDQMFHVAGAQEMGTVAAHVPYGVAQTPRRAAPAKQAPSAQ, encoded by the exons ATG CCCAGCCCCGCGAGCTCCGCGTCTCCGCAGCCGCCTGCTCCAGCCCGGCAGGGTCAGAGCTGGAGCATGGAACCCGGGGAGTCCCGGGAGGCCCGGGAACCTGGACCCCGAGCAGAGACCGCCGCGGCCCCGCGCTGGGAGGAGGCCAAGACTTTCTATGACAACCTCGCGCCCAAGAAGAAACCTAAATCG CCCAGGCCTCAGAATGCTGTCACCATTGCTGTGTCCTCCCGAGCCTTGTTCCGCATGGACGAGGAGCAGCGGATCTACACGGAGCAGGGCGTGGAGGAGTACGTGCGCTACCAGCTGGAGCACGAGAATGAGCCCTTCAGTCCTGGGCCAGCCTTCCCCTTCGTGAAG GCTCTGGAGGCTGTGAATAAGCGGCTTCGGGAGCTGTACCCCGACAGTGAGGATGTCTTTGACATCGTGCTCATGACCAACAACCACGCTCAAGTGGGAGTCCGCCTCATCAACAGTATCAACCACTACG aTCTGTTCATCGAGAGGTTCTGCATGACAGGAGGGAACAGCCCCATCTGCTACCTCAAGGCCTATCACACCAACCTCTACTTGTCAGCTGATGCAGAAAAAGTGCGAGAAGCCATTGATGAGG GGATTGCAGCTGCCACCATCTTCAGCCCCAGCAGGGATGTCGTTGTGTCTCAGAGTCAACTGCGCGTGGCTTTCGACGGGGATGCTGTGCTCTTCTCAGACGAGTCAGAGCGCATTGTCAAGGCGCACGGGTTGGACAGATTCTTCGAGCATGAGAAGGCCCATGAGAACAAACCTTTGGCCCAG GGCCCCTTAAAGGGCTTCCTGGAGGCACTGGGTAGGCTACAGAAGAAGTTCTACTCCAAGGGCCTGCGGCTAGAATGCCCAATTCGCACCTACTTGGTGACAGCACGCAGTGCGGCCAGTTCTGGGGCCCGAGCTCTCAAGACCCTGCGCAGCTGGGGCCTGGAGACGGATGAGGCCTTGTTCCTAGCTGGAGCACCCAAGGGCCCCCTCCTGGAGAAGATTCGCCCACATATCTTCTTTGATGATCAGATGTTCCACGTGGCTGGGGCTCAGGAGATGGGCACTGTGGCTGCCCACGTGCCTTACGGTGTGGCACAGACACCCCGGCGGGCTGCACCTGCAAAGCAGGCCCCATCTGCACAGTAG